A genomic region of Saccopteryx bilineata isolate mSacBil1 chromosome 1, mSacBil1_pri_phased_curated, whole genome shotgun sequence contains the following coding sequences:
- the CD70 gene encoding CD70 antigen: MAEEGPTWTGHCLSWGRILILVLMFPAFVCILCNLLLSRLHGLELPEYDIAELQLNYTRLQQDPRLHWQGGPALGRSFLHGPQLDNGQLRIQRDGIYRLHIQVTLANCSSPLKSTTSHRAILSVGICSPATHTITLLRLNFQLGCTVTSQRLSHLAAGDTLCTNLTVPLLPSQNADETFFGVQWVHT; the protein is encoded by the exons ATGGCAGAGGAGGGCCCCACCTGGACTGGGCACTGCCTGTCCTGGGGTCGCATTCTGATCCTTGTGTTGATGTTTCCGGCCTTCGTTTGCATCCTCTGCAACCTGCTCCTCTCAAGGCTGCATGGCCTTGAGTTACCGGAG taTGACATAGCTGAGCTCCAGCTGAATTACACGA GACTGCAGCAGGACCCCAGGCTGCACTGGCAGGGAGGCCCCGCACTGGGTCGCTCCTTCCTGCACGGACCACAGCTGGACAACGGGCAGCTGCGTATCCAGCGTGACGGCATCTATCGGCTGCACATCCAGGTGACCCTAGCCAACTGCTCCTCCCCTCTGAAGTCTACCACGTCCCACAGGGCCATCCTGTCTGTGGGCATCTGCTCCCCAGCCACCCACACCATTACCCTACTGCGTCTCAACTTCCAACTCGGTTGCACTGTCACTTCCCAGCGTCTCTCACACCTGGCGGCCGGAGATACTCTCTGCACCAACTTAACTGTCCCACTGCTGCCATCCCAGAATGCTGATGAGACTTTCTTTGGGGTTCAGTGGGTGCACACCTAA